In one window of Carassius auratus strain Wakin unplaced genomic scaffold, ASM336829v1 scaf_tig00215575, whole genome shotgun sequence DNA:
- the LOC113095047 gene encoding uncharacterized protein LOC113095047, producing the protein MEKIKSAAGIRENVEKWIETNGMLFKEGNFIVLTTVRDRSVGSRKTGYAELEITSETRISLELNKTVPWIWKKRLALPRVKFNFKIGYWEIDEVKWETDVYLIQMEIKETLQTEIEIKNYYEDKVKQIEQCVRKEMGKKYHGQKYKYIKTDSVDFSYAHFCDKDEEKMDCDDFCNGTDPITGNKTNENLSIKRRLYLKRLNLNRRKDKEGIYRNNLVFFSDAVFGLLGNECGSIIEKCSSGHDQITINQIASVLCYWSKGIVPLPWTFKRSKLANKYEMTYGTGGVIRVLNRNSQWKMFYGPVYYATNSMLRYRVPKGGKNVPLTKLDAIAIDDLSLTIERRNWKENWCKAKDKNYYLGLDWLRNDLCNTSIEIKGQKIKGGPRWFEDPGEFVKKGVEGVKKAAETVFNFVTTDLWSGLINLFIRAGWYILYGGLIVLGLVIIMVIIKCFCASLGQRMMSREDNGDVLTVLGNLIDFQAKGHKRIKRTKKHNLEKSLL; encoded by the coding sequence atggaaaaaataaaaagtgcagcAGGAATAagggaaaatgttgaaaaatggatAGAAACCAATGGTATGTTATTTAAAGAAGGAAATTTCATTGTGTTAACAACAGTAAGAGACCGATCAGTAGGATCAAGAAAAACAGGATACGCAGAGCTAGAAATTACATCTGAAACTAGAATTAGTTTAGAGTTAAATAAAACAGTACCATGGATATGGAAAAAGAGATTAGCTTTACCTAGAgtgaaatttaatttcaaaataggtTACTGggaaatagatgaagttaaatgGGAAACTGATGTATATTTAATTCAAatggaaataaaagaaacattacaaacagaaatagaaattaaaaactattatgaaGATAAGGTGAAACAAATAGAACAATGTGTTAGAAAAGAAATGGGTAAAAAATACCatggacaaaaatacaaatacataaagaCTGATAGTGTTGATTTTTCCTATGCTCACTTTTGTGACAAAGATGAAGAGAAGATGGACTGTGATGATTTTTGTAATGGTACAGATCCAATCACAGGGAATAAAACAAATGAGAACTTAAGTATAAAGAGAAGATTATACTTAAAAAGATTAAACCTTAATCGAAGGAAAGACAAAGAaggtatttatagaaacaatCTAGTTTTCTTTAGTGATGCTGTTTTTGGATTATTAGGAAATGAGTGTGGGAGTATTATTGAAAAATGCTCATCAGGACATGATCAAATTACTATTAATCAAATAGCATCAGTGTTATGTTATTGGAGTAAGGGAATAGTTCCCTTACCTTGGACTTTTAAGAGAAGTAAACTGGCTAACAAATATGAAATGACTTATGGAACTGGAGGAGTAATAAGGGTATTGAATAGGAATTCTCAgtggaaaatgttttatggaCCAGTGTATTATGCAACAAATAGCATGTTAAGGTATAGAGTTCCAAAAGGAGGGAAAAATGTACCCTTAACCAAATTAGATGCTATAGCAATTGATGATTTGTCACTAACAATTGAAAGGAGAAATTGGAAGGAAAATTGGTGCAAAGCAAAAGATAAAAATTATTATCTGGGTTTAGACTGGTTGAGAAATGATCTATGTAATACTAGTATAGAGATCAAAGGTCAGAAAATAAAAGGAGGACCAAGATGGTTTGAAGATCCTGGAGAATTTGTGAAAAAAGGAGTGGAAGGTGTGAAAAAGGCAGCTGAAACTGTGTTTAATTTTGTTACAACGGATTTATGGAGTGGTCTAATTAATCTCTTTATTAGAGCCGGATGGTACATTTTATATGGAGGATTAATTGTATTAGGACTAGTTATAATAatggttattataaaatgtttctgtGCATCTCTAGGCCAAAGAATGATGTCCAGAGAAGACAATGGAGATGTATTAACGGTATTAGGAAACTTAATAGATTTTCAAGCTAAAGGACATAAACGTATTAAACGAACAAAGAAGCATAACTTAGAAAAATCGTTATTGTAG